Proteins from a genomic interval of Danio rerio strain Tuebingen ecotype United States chromosome 4, GRCz12tu, whole genome shotgun sequence:
- the b2m gene encoding beta-2-microglobulin precursor: protein MRALITFALLCLLYITVQGKVSTPKVHVYSHFPGEYGKPNTLICYVSSFHPPDISIELLKNGQVMSDTKQTDLAFEKGWQFHLTKSVAFTPEKGDEYTCSVRHMKETKKFSWEPNM from the exons ATGAGAGCACTCATCACTTTTGCACTTCTTTGTCTGCTGTACATCACTGTACAGGGGAAAGTCT CCACTCCGAAAGTTCATGTGTACAGTCATTTTCCAGGAGAGTATGGAAAACCAAACACCCTGATCTGCTATGTGAGCAGCTTCCATCCTCCAGATATCTCCATTGAACTGCTGAAGAACGGACAGGTTATGTCGGACACCAAGCAGACCGACCTGGCCTTCGAAAAGGGCTGGCAGTTTCACCTCACAAAGAGCGTTGCCTTCACCCCAGAGAAAGGAGATGAATATACCTGCAGCGTTCGACACATGAAAGAGACAAAGAAGTTTAGTTGGG AGCCCAACATGTAA
- the irak3 gene encoding interleukin-1 receptor-associated kinase 3, producing MKHPNIITFTPGSTRNMSGNTEPSTLLFDVPPVLMESFCRLMDSGVDGLGWRTLASRILSSQLEVRCIEMYAVAGKSPTKELMWSWAQRNKTVEDLLKVLDEMGHARARSLFQSQDSCVLKSSSPPHYPTYLRSTGKSCQVSDLHAESVSVEGEKQKCFITYFDVIEGTRHFHQDLKIGGSGFAEVYCGRWGNRSFAVKVFKQENKTDWKALWEKFTKEIEVLQLNQHPNILELWGSFSDSDRFCLVYPFLQNGSLFHRLHEHVDKPLSWQERLNIIKGTAKAVHHLHTSQPCTVICGNITSSNILLDENMQPKLCDFGLARLRPHSVDQSCTIVMNTALHSNLGYLPEEYIRDGKLSVKLDVYSLGVVILETCTGQKVKQESSKNLFLRDVLHSEVEEKGCVDACLRFLDLKFEHWPPAVALCLLRLGLECTGSKMRVRPDMEMVLQRLIPLHPLPAFSEDQPHTLDDTIPPQRPYKSFPIEDDEMHSQLEELHSPRVSKPADPCECSQSEVTFLSNEDRSFLRDCHQESDQRVSSSESVHSDSAARLDLYGSWPVECSCSTETEAQACADCCANGFSQSVVYVTIDDDNALPAPNDARNPAKEKMKNKIHLYNQGLIKTEELLSLQSE from the exons ATGAAACATCCAAACATCATAACATTCACACCTGGATCCACCAGAAACATGTCAGGTAACACCGAGCCGTCCACGCTCCTCTTCGACGTGCCGCCGGTGCTCATGGAGAGCTTCTGTAGACTGATGGACAGCGGGGTCGACGGGCTGGGATGGAGAACTTTAG CGTCTCGCATTCTTTCCAGCCAGCTGGAGGTGAGATGTATTGAAATGTACGCAGTTGCTGGGAAAAGTCCGACCAAAGAGCTGATGTGGTCGTGGGCCCAGCGGAATAAAACTGTAGAGGATCTGCTGAAGGTTCTGGATGAGATGGGTCACGCGCGAGCCAGGAGTCTTTTTCAATCGCAAG attcatGTGTGCTGAAGTCGTCTTCACCACCTCACTATCCCACG TATCTACGAAGTACTGGGAAATCCTGTCAAGTATCAGATCTACATGCAGAGTCTGTTTCTGTTGAAG GTGAAAAACAGAAGTGTTTCATCACATATTTTGACGTCATTGAGGGAACCAGGCATTTCCACCAGGACTTAAAAATCGGAGGCAGTGGATTTGCTGAGGTCTACTGTGGACGATGGGGAAACAGATCTTTTGCTGTGAAAGTTTTCAAACAG GAAAATAAAACTGACTGGAAGGCACTGTGGGAAAAATTCACCAAGGAAATTGAAGTTCTCCAACT CAACCAGCATCCTAACATCTTAGAGTTATGGGGGAGCTTTTCAGATTCGGATCGCTTCTGTTTGGTTTACCCGTTCCTTCAAAATGGATCATTATTCCACAGACTTCATGAG CACGTTGACAAGCCTCTATCTTGGCAAGAACGGCTGAATATTATCAAAGGCACGGCGAAGGCAGTCCATCATCTACACACTTCACAACCGTGCACTGTTATATGTGGAAACATCACAAG TTCAAACATTCTCCTGGATGAAAACATGCAGCCTAAATTGTGCGATTTTGGATTAGCTCGCCTGCGGCCACACTCTGTTGACCAGAGCTGCACTATTGTCATGAATACTGCTCTACATAGTAATCTAGGCTATCTTCCAGAGGAGTACATTCGAGATGGAAAGCTGTCAGTCAAACTTGATGTTTACAGTCTTGGTGTG GTTATATTGGAAACATGTACAGGGCAAAAGGTTAAACAAGAGTCCTCAAAAAACTTGTTTTTG AGAGATGTACTGCATTCAGAGGTAGAAGAAAAAGGCTGCGTGGATGCCTGTCTGCGGTTTTTAGATCTTAAATTTGAGCACTGGCCTCCTGCTGTGGCTCTTTGTCTGCTGCGACTCGGACTTGAGTGCACAGGCAGCAAAATGCGAGTCAGGCCAGACATGGAAATG GTGCTTCAGAGACTAATCCCTCTTCATCCCTTGCCTGCATTCTCCGAGGACCAACCTCACACTCTGGATGACACCATCCCTCCTCAGCGACCATACAAAAGCTTTCCTATTGAAGACGATGAAATGCACAGCCAGCTGGAGGAACTGCATTCTCCAAGAGTTTCCAAACCGGCAGATCCATGTGAATGCAGCCAGTCTGAAGTCACTTTCTTGAGTAATGAAGATCGCAGCTTCCTTAGAGATTGTCATCAGGAAAGTGACCAAAGGGTGTCATCATCAGAAAGTGTGCATTCAGACTCTGCAGCTCGTCTGGATTTGTATGGCAGTTGGCCGGTGGAGTGCAGCTGTAGCACTGAAACCGAAGCGCAGGCTTGTGCCGACTGCTGCGCTAATGGATTCAGTCAGTCGGTTGTATATGTCACTATAG atGATGATAATGCCTTGCCTGCTCCGAATGATGCCAGGAATCCGGCAAAAGAAAAAATGAAGAATAAAATTCACCTGTACAATCAGGGCTTAATAAAAACTGAAGAACTTCTTTCACTTCAGTCAGAGTGA
- the helb gene encoding DNA helicase B isoform X2, which translates to MKYLPTLLPGQYLDIIKRARIEDIPETSAMDEDPQNEQRKTNVLSKLEELINTNNVWKLGFNYIMFKELHLIRCEAKLEAFKLCDLFSAIPLLQRNALILYAELKKHCRVTGSTYITQEMLVDKIFSETGADGAWAALHFLVTQGVLMKESTKVALRNLLKYEKGIAECLTGLVQGDPWKIHLDVKEVLREAQIKRLRAKACEKHNATMKSKDDANTSASAAENSTAVFEQLGIDLDQPGTSSMVHNGETPSCDDSENTTLTIKEENLTSDSDSDLDIDPSTIELDCDQVRAAEMMCANPVTVISGKGGCGKTTVVSLVFKAAMEQQTSDLEEVQKACEDFQNDSHGSSNGLALDVHEEKNHSEKSISNEKSVEVLLTAPTGRAASLLTKRTGFTAYTMHQVLWSFMTVDKDRSGNPQDWKFSKVRVLVVDEGSLVSVQILHSILSMLTKHAQLQKFIILGDVRQLPSIEPGNTLYDLFEGLRRVRWAIEMRTNHRAESELIVRNAGLISEMGKKKYYKPLDFDATIDMTNPSAVPSDKRFIFIKISSDNFSFDLQEAILFLLKEAPGLKDHILSQFVAFRRKDCELINELCCRHYSNHTTKTAKKTFNFQVGDKVCCTKNGYVTDYDKKETSLADIRASHNRAESQQDDQKKEKKEKKERLCNGEIFFIKDDVTKSVENEKNKMVRQLTLDDKSDRQVTCNYKELQRECKLRHSWARTIHTFQGSEAETIVYILGDSPAQNWQHVYTAVTRGQKRVYVVGTEYDLEGAIRKRITPRNTRLCGFVNTKVGQQDPLTTSASTQRQAETTLNHSFGHSQSTPVASQTPIRPQMLSSTRPSCARNLYTDKNGEGDQTSNISLQDDMAFSQAYSWSPMDSCDEAGRVQNENMTELSNHVDDALLATLSSSPNESSRGSKRTIAEDIYSTPSKLPKQTASEESPMVSSRLNLLSLSSPDIKSSRQLFQDDTHSHRGQP; encoded by the exons ATGAAATATCTGCCAACTTTGCTGCCAGGCCAGTATCTGGACATTATAAAAAGAGCAAGAATAGAAGATATTCCAGAAACTTCAGCAATGGATGAAGACCCTCAAAACGAGCAGagaaaaacaaatgtattgtCCAAACTTGAGGagctaataaatactaataatgtgTGGAAGCTGGGCTTCAACTAT ATCATGTTTAAGGAATTGCATCTGATCAGGTGTGAAGCAAAACTTGAAGCCTTCAAGCTGTGCGATTTGTTTTCAGCTATCCCGCTTCTTCAGCGTAACGCGTTGATTTTATATGCAGAACTGAAGAAACACTGCAGAGTCACCGGAAGCACTTACATAACTCAGGAGATGCTTGTGGACAAAATATTTTCTGAAACCGGGGCGGATGGTGCCTGGGCAGCTCTGCACTTCCTTGTGACACAGGGGGTGCTGATGAAGGAGAGCACCAAGGTTGCACTTCGAAACctgctgaagtatgagaaaggaATTGCAGAATGTTTGACAGGCCTGGTTCAAGGAGACCCTTGGAAAATCCACCTGGATGTCAAGGAGGTTCTCCGTGAAGCTCAGATAAAAAGATTAAGAGCAAAGGCTTGTGAAAAACACAATGCAACTATGAAATCAAAGGATGATGCAAACACATCTGCCTCCGCAGCAGAAAATTCCACCGCTGTGTTTGAGCAGTTAGGCATTGATTTAGACCAGCCTGGTACTTCAAGCATGGTCCACAATGGAGAAACACCATCATGTGATGATTCTGAAAATACAACGCTCACTATTAAAGAGGAAAATCTCACATCAGACTCTGACTCAGATTTGGACATTGATCCCAGTACGATAGAGTTGGATTGTGATCAGGTGCGGGCAGCCGAAATGATGTGTGCAAATCCGGTTACAGTGATCAGTGGGAAAGGGGGTTGTGGGAAAACCACAGTGGTCAGCCTGGTGTTTAAGGCGGCCATGGAGCAGCAGACAAGCGACTTGGAGGAGGTGCAGAAGGCCTGCGAGGACTTTCAGAATGACTCTCATGGCTCTAGTAATGGGCTGGCGTTGGATGTGCACGAGGAGAAAAACCATAGCGAGAAGAGCATCAGTAATGAAAAATCTGTGGAAGTTCTCCTCACTGCTCCTACAGGCAGAGCTGCTTCACTTCTCACTAAAAGAACTGGGTTCACTGCTTACACCATGCACCAG GTGTTATGGAGTTTCATGACTGTAGATAAGGATCGAAGTGGGAATCCACAGGACTGGAAGTTCTCAAAGGTTCGGGTGCTGGTGGTTGACGAGGGAAGCTTGGTTTCTGTTCAGATCCTTCACTCCATTCTTAGCATGCTTACCAAACACGCACAACTCCAGAAGTTCATCATTTTGG GTGATGTGCGGCAGTTGCCCAGCATTGAGCCTGGAAACACACTATATGATCTGTTTGAAGGTCTCAGAAGAGTCCGCTGGGCTATTGAGATGAGGACCAATCATCGAGCCGAGTCTGAGCTCATCGTCAGAAATGCTGGACT CATCTCTGAGATGggtaaaaaaaagtattacaagCCTCTGGACTTTGATGCCACCATAGACATGACAAACCCCTCTGCAGTGCCATCCGACAAAAGATTCATTTTTATCAAAATCAGTTCGGACAATTTTTCTTTTG ACCTCCAGGAAGCCATCTTGTTCCTACTTAAGGAAGCTCCTGGGCTGAAAGATCATATATTGTCACAGTTTGTGGCTTTTCGGAG GAAGGATTGTGAGTTAATCAATGAGCTTTGCTGCAGACATTATTCAAACCATACCACAAA AACTGCCAAGAAAACATTCAACTTTCAGGTAGGTGATAAAGTCTGCTGCACTAAGAATGGCTACGTCACAGACTATGATAAGAAGGAGACGTCTTTGGCGGACATCAGAGCTTCACATAATCGTGCTGAAAGTCAACAAGATGatcagaagaaagaaaagaaagagaagaAAGAGCGATTGTGCAATGGCGAAATTTTCTTCATTAAAGAT GATGTGACTAAATCTGTcgagaatgaaaaaaataaaatggtgcGTCAACTGACACTCGATGATAAAAGCGACCGCCAGGTGACTTGTAACTACAAAGAGCTACAGAGAGAGTGTAAACTGCGCCATTCTTGGGCAAGAACCATTCACACCTTTCAG GGCTCAGAAGCTGAAACGATTGTATACATTCTTGGAGACAGTCCTGCCCAAAACTGGCAGCATGTTTACACCGCGGTGACTCGTGGTCAGAAGCGTGTGTATGTGGTGGGTACAGAGTATGATCTAGAAGGTGCCATCAGGAAGAGGATCACCCCTCGTAACACACGACTCTGCGGCTTTGTCAACACTAAAGTTGGCCAACAAGACCCTTTGACTACATCTGCCTCCACCCAGAGGCAAGCAGAGACTACCTTGAACCACAGTTTTGGGCATTCACAATCAACCCCAGTGGCCTCGCAAACTCCAATCCGCCCTCAGATGTTGTCCAGTACACGACCTTCATGTGCAAGAAACCTCTACACTGACAAAAATGGAGAAGGCGATCAAACGTCCAATATCTCTTTGCAAGATGACATGGCATTCAGTCAAGCCTACTCGTGGTCACCCATGGACAGCTGCGATGAGGCTGGCAGGGTGCAGAATGAAAATATGACCGAATTATCTAATCATGTTGATGATGCTTTGTTGGCAACGCTCAGCTCATCCCCAAATGAAAGCAGCAGGGGATCAAAACGCACGATTGCTGAAGACATCTACAGTACGCCATCTAAACTACCAAAG CAAACTGCTTCAGAAGAGTCTCCAATGGTCAGCTCAAGGCTGAATCTTCTGTCCCTTTCCAGTCCTGACATCAAATCCAGCCGCCAGCTCTTCCAAGACGATACACACTCTCACAGGGGTCAGCCTTAG
- the helb gene encoding DNA helicase B isoform X1, whose protein sequence is MALQSPIAGLKTITGYILPEEQAVQPNKDDGLESEDEEEEGQPEFLDMKEMNSVSSGGNMFKSLVPTSKEVSILVGKKTYKVEGRFPLCDPWWEVTCTIRLGRLKAFVKGYPFYRLRTHLKSEGRSLLSLFLTACKAQADHVKMFMDWLPTDRRVELVNVLDVLQEFEDSSLEHEAVAQQLKSSVNCSVVWTHVKAASLYPGIMKYLPTLLPGQYLDIIKRARIEDIPETSAMDEDPQNEQRKTNVLSKLEELINTNNVWKLGFNYIMFKELHLIRCEAKLEAFKLCDLFSAIPLLQRNALILYAELKKHCRVTGSTYITQEMLVDKIFSETGADGAWAALHFLVTQGVLMKESTKVALRNLLKYEKGIAECLTGLVQGDPWKIHLDVKEVLREAQIKRLRAKACEKHNATMKSKDDANTSASAAENSTAVFEQLGIDLDQPGTSSMVHNGETPSCDDSENTTLTIKEENLTSDSDSDLDIDPSTIELDCDQVRAAEMMCANPVTVISGKGGCGKTTVVSLVFKAAMEQQTSDLEEVQKACEDFQNDSHGSSNGLALDVHEEKNHSEKSISNEKSVEVLLTAPTGRAASLLTKRTGFTAYTMHQVLWSFMTVDKDRSGNPQDWKFSKVRVLVVDEGSLVSVQILHSILSMLTKHAQLQKFIILGDVRQLPSIEPGNTLYDLFEGLRRVRWAIEMRTNHRAESELIVRNAGLISEMGKKKYYKPLDFDATIDMTNPSAVPSDKRFIFIKISSDNFSFDLQEAILFLLKEAPGLKDHILSQFVAFRRKDCELINELCCRHYSNHTTKTAKKTFNFQVGDKVCCTKNGYVTDYDKKETSLADIRASHNRAESQQDDQKKEKKEKKERLCNGEIFFIKDDVTKSVENEKNKMVRQLTLDDKSDRQVTCNYKELQRECKLRHSWARTIHTFQGSEAETIVYILGDSPAQNWQHVYTAVTRGQKRVYVVGTEYDLEGAIRKRITPRNTRLCGFVNTKVGQQDPLTTSASTQRQAETTLNHSFGHSQSTPVASQTPIRPQMLSSTRPSCARNLYTDKNGEGDQTSNISLQDDMAFSQAYSWSPMDSCDEAGRVQNENMTELSNHVDDALLATLSSSPNESSRGSKRTIAEDIYSTPSKLPKQTASEESPMVSSRLNLLSLSSPDIKSSRQLFQDDTHSHRGQP, encoded by the exons ATGGCGCTTCAAAGTCCCATTGCGGGATTAAAAACCATAACTGGTTACATTTTACCAGAAGAACAAGCTGTCCAGCCAAACAAAGACGATGGTTTAGAAAGTGAAGATGAAGAGGAGGAAGGACAGCCTGAATTTCTGGACATGAAGGAGATGAACTCGGTGTCATCTGGGGGAAACATGTTCAAATCTTTAGTGCCAACATCAAAAGAAg TGTCAATTCTGGTTGGTAAAAAGACATACAAGGTTGAGGGCCGATTCCCCCTCTGTGACCCCTGGTGGGAAGTAACCTGTACAATTCGCCTAGGCCGACTCAAGGCATTTGTTAAAGGCTACCCTTTCTATCGACTCCGCACTCATCTGAAATCAGAGGGTCGGTCACTCTTGTCTCTTTTTCTCACCGCATGTAAGGCACAAGCTGATCATGTTAAAATGTTTATGGACTGGTTGCCCACTGACAGACGTGTGGAGCTTGTTAATGTGCTGGACGTCCTGCAGGAGTTTGAAGATTCCTCACTTGAGCATGAAGCTGTGGCTCAACAGCTCAAGTCAAGTGTCAATTGTTCAG TTGTTTGGACGCACGTAAAAGCTGCCAGCTTGTACCCTGGAATCATGAAATATCTGCCAACTTTGCTGCCAGGCCAGTATCTGGACATTATAAAAAGAGCAAGAATAGAAGATATTCCAGAAACTTCAGCAATGGATGAAGACCCTCAAAACGAGCAGagaaaaacaaatgtattgtCCAAACTTGAGGagctaataaatactaataatgtgTGGAAGCTGGGCTTCAACTAT ATCATGTTTAAGGAATTGCATCTGATCAGGTGTGAAGCAAAACTTGAAGCCTTCAAGCTGTGCGATTTGTTTTCAGCTATCCCGCTTCTTCAGCGTAACGCGTTGATTTTATATGCAGAACTGAAGAAACACTGCAGAGTCACCGGAAGCACTTACATAACTCAGGAGATGCTTGTGGACAAAATATTTTCTGAAACCGGGGCGGATGGTGCCTGGGCAGCTCTGCACTTCCTTGTGACACAGGGGGTGCTGATGAAGGAGAGCACCAAGGTTGCACTTCGAAACctgctgaagtatgagaaaggaATTGCAGAATGTTTGACAGGCCTGGTTCAAGGAGACCCTTGGAAAATCCACCTGGATGTCAAGGAGGTTCTCCGTGAAGCTCAGATAAAAAGATTAAGAGCAAAGGCTTGTGAAAAACACAATGCAACTATGAAATCAAAGGATGATGCAAACACATCTGCCTCCGCAGCAGAAAATTCCACCGCTGTGTTTGAGCAGTTAGGCATTGATTTAGACCAGCCTGGTACTTCAAGCATGGTCCACAATGGAGAAACACCATCATGTGATGATTCTGAAAATACAACGCTCACTATTAAAGAGGAAAATCTCACATCAGACTCTGACTCAGATTTGGACATTGATCCCAGTACGATAGAGTTGGATTGTGATCAGGTGCGGGCAGCCGAAATGATGTGTGCAAATCCGGTTACAGTGATCAGTGGGAAAGGGGGTTGTGGGAAAACCACAGTGGTCAGCCTGGTGTTTAAGGCGGCCATGGAGCAGCAGACAAGCGACTTGGAGGAGGTGCAGAAGGCCTGCGAGGACTTTCAGAATGACTCTCATGGCTCTAGTAATGGGCTGGCGTTGGATGTGCACGAGGAGAAAAACCATAGCGAGAAGAGCATCAGTAATGAAAAATCTGTGGAAGTTCTCCTCACTGCTCCTACAGGCAGAGCTGCTTCACTTCTCACTAAAAGAACTGGGTTCACTGCTTACACCATGCACCAG GTGTTATGGAGTTTCATGACTGTAGATAAGGATCGAAGTGGGAATCCACAGGACTGGAAGTTCTCAAAGGTTCGGGTGCTGGTGGTTGACGAGGGAAGCTTGGTTTCTGTTCAGATCCTTCACTCCATTCTTAGCATGCTTACCAAACACGCACAACTCCAGAAGTTCATCATTTTGG GTGATGTGCGGCAGTTGCCCAGCATTGAGCCTGGAAACACACTATATGATCTGTTTGAAGGTCTCAGAAGAGTCCGCTGGGCTATTGAGATGAGGACCAATCATCGAGCCGAGTCTGAGCTCATCGTCAGAAATGCTGGACT CATCTCTGAGATGggtaaaaaaaagtattacaagCCTCTGGACTTTGATGCCACCATAGACATGACAAACCCCTCTGCAGTGCCATCCGACAAAAGATTCATTTTTATCAAAATCAGTTCGGACAATTTTTCTTTTG ACCTCCAGGAAGCCATCTTGTTCCTACTTAAGGAAGCTCCTGGGCTGAAAGATCATATATTGTCACAGTTTGTGGCTTTTCGGAG GAAGGATTGTGAGTTAATCAATGAGCTTTGCTGCAGACATTATTCAAACCATACCACAAA AACTGCCAAGAAAACATTCAACTTTCAGGTAGGTGATAAAGTCTGCTGCACTAAGAATGGCTACGTCACAGACTATGATAAGAAGGAGACGTCTTTGGCGGACATCAGAGCTTCACATAATCGTGCTGAAAGTCAACAAGATGatcagaagaaagaaaagaaagagaagaAAGAGCGATTGTGCAATGGCGAAATTTTCTTCATTAAAGAT GATGTGACTAAATCTGTcgagaatgaaaaaaataaaatggtgcGTCAACTGACACTCGATGATAAAAGCGACCGCCAGGTGACTTGTAACTACAAAGAGCTACAGAGAGAGTGTAAACTGCGCCATTCTTGGGCAAGAACCATTCACACCTTTCAG GGCTCAGAAGCTGAAACGATTGTATACATTCTTGGAGACAGTCCTGCCCAAAACTGGCAGCATGTTTACACCGCGGTGACTCGTGGTCAGAAGCGTGTGTATGTGGTGGGTACAGAGTATGATCTAGAAGGTGCCATCAGGAAGAGGATCACCCCTCGTAACACACGACTCTGCGGCTTTGTCAACACTAAAGTTGGCCAACAAGACCCTTTGACTACATCTGCCTCCACCCAGAGGCAAGCAGAGACTACCTTGAACCACAGTTTTGGGCATTCACAATCAACCCCAGTGGCCTCGCAAACTCCAATCCGCCCTCAGATGTTGTCCAGTACACGACCTTCATGTGCAAGAAACCTCTACACTGACAAAAATGGAGAAGGCGATCAAACGTCCAATATCTCTTTGCAAGATGACATGGCATTCAGTCAAGCCTACTCGTGGTCACCCATGGACAGCTGCGATGAGGCTGGCAGGGTGCAGAATGAAAATATGACCGAATTATCTAATCATGTTGATGATGCTTTGTTGGCAACGCTCAGCTCATCCCCAAATGAAAGCAGCAGGGGATCAAAACGCACGATTGCTGAAGACATCTACAGTACGCCATCTAAACTACCAAAG CAAACTGCTTCAGAAGAGTCTCCAATGGTCAGCTCAAGGCTGAATCTTCTGTCCCTTTCCAGTCCTGACATCAAATCCAGCCGCCAGCTCTTCCAAGACGATACACACTCTCACAGGGGTCAGCCTTAG